The DNA segment CGAGTCGGCCCGGCAGCTGTTCGGGAACACCAACCCGGACTTCCCGGAGCCCACCGCGTGGACCCTGCAGAATCCGTTCATCACGATCTTCATCGGTATTGTCCTGATGCTGCTGATCTTCGTTCCACTGTGCATCAGGAAGTTCGAGTCCATCAGCTCGCGCTAGCCCCGCGAGCACACAGAAGCGGCCCAAAGGGTCAGGGTGGCCGGTTGCAACCGGCGAGCCTGGCCCTGAGGGCCGTTTCTGCGTCGGGGACCAGGCGCGGGACTCATCCAAAAGGTGTACCCGGCGGAATCAAACATCATCCCAAGGGGCGGCGAGCCCGGACGCCAACCTCCGTAGGCTTGAGGCAGGCCCAGTATTGACCGGGCAACCGAAGCAATATTAAGGACGCAGCCATGATTGAGGCACACGGCCTGGCAAAGCGCTATGGCTCCAAGACAGCAGTGGACAACGTTTCGTTCACTGTCCACCCCGGCAAGGTGACCGGGTTCCTCGGCCCCAACGGTGCCGGGAAGTCCACCACCATGCGCATGATCGTCGGGCTGGACAACCCCACGGCCGGCAACGTCACCGTCAACGGCAGGCGCTACGCCGAACACCGCGCGCCGTTGCGTGAAGTGGGAGCCCTCCTCGACGCGAAAGCCGTCCACACCAAACGCAGCGCCTACAACCACCTCCGGGCCATGGCCGCGACGCACGGCATCCCTAACTCCAGGGTCAAAGAGGTCATTGAAATGACCGGACTCGGTCCGGTCGCGAAGAAGCGGGTCGGCGGTTTCTCCCTCGGCATGGGGCAGCGCCTCGGCATCGCCTGCGCCCTCCTGGGCGACCCTCACACCGTGATCCTCGATGAGCCGGTCAACGGGCTGGACCCCGAGGGTGTGCAGTGGGTTCGCCACCTCGCGAAGGGCCTCGCCTCCGAAGGAAGGACGGTATTCCTGTCCTCACACCTGATGTCGGAAATGGCATTGACCGCCGACCATCTGATCGTGATCGGGCGCGGCCGAATCATCGCCGACGCCCCCATTGAACAGATCCTCTCGGGCCAGGGACAGTCCCGTACCCGGGTCCGCACCGACAACCCGGGCGATCTGATCCGTGCGCTGGCCGGCGACGGCGTCACTTCGAAGCAACTGGAACCTGAAATGCTCGAAATCACCGGCGCGGACTCCCACCGCATCGCTCGGACCGCCCTGGATAACCGGGTGCTGGTCTACGAGCTCACACCGTTGCAGGCATCCCTCGAAGAGGCCTACATGCAGCTCACCAACGATTCGGTTGAGTACCACTCGGCTGATCTCCCGCAGGCAACCCAGGCCGCCAGCGTCGGGGAAGGAAAATAGCCATGTCTCATACAGCAGTCGCAACCCCCACCCGCAGTACCACCAGCGGGACGGGCGTGAATTTCACGCGGATCCTGAAGTCGGAATGGATCAAACTGGTCACGGTCCCATCCACCGTCATCATGCTGTCCATCACGGTGATCGTGATGATTGGTCTGGCAGCCCTCTTTGCCTGGCAGACGACAGTTTTGCTTGATCTGCAGGGAGACCCGGAGATGGCAGCCCAGATGCAGGGCGCCCCGGACGCGACGTCAATCACCAACACCATCCCCGGCTCCGGTCTGATCTTTGGCCAACTGCTGATTGCGTCGCTCGGAGTTGTCCTGATCGCGTCAGAATGGGGCACCGGGATGATCCGGTCCACCATGGTGGCGGTGCCAAAACGTATCCCAGCCCTTCTGGCCAAGCAGGCCGTGTTTGCGGTGGTCGCCTTCGTTGTTGGTGCCGGTTCAGCCCTGGTCAGCTATCTCATCGCCCAGCCGATCCTGTCCCCGTCAGAACTCGAGTTCGGACTCGGTGACGAGGGTGTGTTGATGCACATCATCAACACCGGTTCGGTGCTCGCCCTGATGGCCATCATCGCGATGTCGATCGGCACCCTGCTCCGCAACACGGCTGGAGGCGTGGTCACCGCGATCGGCCTACTGTTGATCCTGCCAATCCTGGTTGCCACTTTGCTGGCCGGGATCGCCGACTGGATTCCCGACGCCGCCCGCTTCCTCCCCAGCAGCGCCGGCGAGCAGATGGTAGCGATCACCATTGCCGACGGAGCCCTGAACCAGTGGCAGGGTGCCCTCGTTCTCGGCGGCTGGGCCCTGGTGCTCCTGGTGGTTTCCCTGGTGGTCACCAAGCGGCGGGACGTGTAACCAGCGGGCCCACGACCGACCGATAAGCTCACTCAATGAGTGAAAAAGTCTTGGTGGAGGGGGCGACGGAGCGAACGGCCGCCGCCGCCTTCACTGAGCTCAATGCACGACGGCTAGGTCCATTCAGACGCTATTTCCGGAGCCATCCGCGGGTCACCGACGCTCTGGTGGTGGTCCTTTACCTCGCCGCCAGCCTGCCACAGGCGATCGTCGGAACAGTGGTGGCCGATCGATGGCTGGCCTTGATCCCCGTCGTTACAGCAGGGGTCGTCCTCTTGTGGCGCAGGGACCGCCCGCTGATTGTCCTGGGAATTTTGATGGGGCTCGAATGGATGAGCCTCATGGCCTCCGACGGTGAGGCAAGTGTTGGGTTCGGTGTCTGGTTTGCCCTGTACGCTGTGGCCGTCCGGCATCCTTTCCGGAGCGCCCTCTGGGCGCTGGCCGGAGCAGCACTGCTGACGATCACCCCCCTCTGGTTTGTCGACGCCCTGTTTGTCGACGAGGCTCCATACCTCATCTGGATCGTGACCGGCTTTGTCCTCATGTGGTATTTTCTTGCAATCGGATTTGGGGTTACCACCCGCAAGGATCGGGAACATGAAATAGCGCTCCGAGACTGGGCTATCCGCAACGCCGAACTGGCATCCGCCACCGAGCGCAACCGCATTGCCCGGGAGATGCACGACGTCGTGGCGCACTCCCTGTCAGTGATGATCGCCCTCTCCGACGGGGCCGCCGTCGTGATGAAGCGCGACCAGGACCGCGCCCGCGAGGTTCTTGACGAACTGTCGGCCAGCGGCCGGACCGCCCTCGCCGATATGCGCAGGGTGCTGGGTGTCCTGCGGGTCGGCCCCGATTCGGCACCCCG comes from the Arthrobacter sp. CAN_C5 genome and includes:
- a CDS encoding ABC transporter permease subunit, which gives rise to MSHTAVATPTRSTTSGTGVNFTRILKSEWIKLVTVPSTVIMLSITVIVMIGLAALFAWQTTVLLDLQGDPEMAAQMQGAPDATSITNTIPGSGLIFGQLLIASLGVVLIASEWGTGMIRSTMVAVPKRIPALLAKQAVFAVVAFVVGAGSALVSYLIAQPILSPSELEFGLGDEGVLMHIINTGSVLALMAIIAMSIGTLLRNTAGGVVTAIGLLLILPILVATLLAGIADWIPDAARFLPSSAGEQMVAITIADGALNQWQGALVLGGWALVLLVVSLVVTKRRDV
- a CDS encoding sensor histidine kinase; this translates as MSEKVLVEGATERTAAAAFTELNARRLGPFRRYFRSHPRVTDALVVVLYLAASLPQAIVGTVVADRWLALIPVVTAGVVLLWRRDRPLIVLGILMGLEWMSLMASDGEASVGFGVWFALYAVAVRHPFRSALWALAGAALLTITPLWFVDALFVDEAPYLIWIVTGFVLMWYFLAIGFGVTTRKDREHEIALRDWAIRNAELASATERNRIAREMHDVVAHSLSVMIALSDGAAVVMKRDQDRAREVLDELSASGRTALADMRRVLGVLRVGPDSAPREPLPAAGSLATLLDGFRAAGLPIRVGLSGPGLPENPTFQLTVYRIIQESLTNVLRYGKGVTIVNVAISRTGTLVRVRITDDGRGGMGAVMSVGTGQGITGMQERASIYSGTVDCGPGADGGWIVDARLIIPEDREPTSREADSVRST
- a CDS encoding ABC transporter ATP-binding protein, which produces MIEAHGLAKRYGSKTAVDNVSFTVHPGKVTGFLGPNGAGKSTTMRMIVGLDNPTAGNVTVNGRRYAEHRAPLREVGALLDAKAVHTKRSAYNHLRAMAATHGIPNSRVKEVIEMTGLGPVAKKRVGGFSLGMGQRLGIACALLGDPHTVILDEPVNGLDPEGVQWVRHLAKGLASEGRTVFLSSHLMSEMALTADHLIVIGRGRIIADAPIEQILSGQGQSRTRVRTDNPGDLIRALAGDGVTSKQLEPEMLEITGADSHRIARTALDNRVLVYELTPLQASLEEAYMQLTNDSVEYHSADLPQATQAASVGEGK